The following proteins come from a genomic window of Pocillopora verrucosa isolate sample1 chromosome 6, ASM3666991v2, whole genome shotgun sequence:
- the LOC131775934 gene encoding uncharacterized protein isoform X2: MADKSKKTICLFNCDNTYKLDVVEAFLMEMNEKHGFNFAIGKYNLGLQQMADYCKTKIPQIQMDCAIFVLHAHESRLSINEDSAGIGYAKIYRALLEATENKVLIVIGGDDEYKEEEDEEQVVISRWARRKVESQFDAEYLDGRKSFIFSWNKTHRKIHEEALFHYFDPSKNGKKFQYQPKLRQKQDYGEAPLGDSEETPQPRGNAKQEKPSVEPKFVSEKPQNKGNQASERTGERETTAAMRCNPHYPEGIVLLETRLFQGQISYKKWHIRKRQDAWKPSDTQVLKVRADKPKGSFSVQFRSKGNNGVSYAFIPTRWWRKCFDYFRMCRFCGCCGCCGCCGCCGCCDEK, encoded by the exons ATGGCGGATAAGTCGAAGAAAACCATTTGTCTTTTCAATTGCGATAACACCTATAAGCTAGATGTGGTTGAGGCGTTCCTGATGGAAATGAACGAGAAACATGGCTTCAACTTCGCGATTGGGAAGTACAACCTTGGATTGCAACAAATGGCCGATTATTGTAAGACCAAAATTCCTCAAATTCAGatggattgtgcaatttttgtccTACATGCACACGAGTCGCGTCTCTCGATCAACGAAGATAGTGCAGGGATTGGCTACGCGAAGATCTACAGAGCTTTGTTAGAGGCCACAG AAAACAAGGTGTTGATCGTCATCGGTGGCGATGATGAAtacaaagaagaagaagatgaagaacagGTTGTTATCTCACGTTGGGCACGAAGGAAGGTGGAGTCACAGTTTGATGCAGAATATCTGGATGGAAGAAAgagcttcattttttcttggaataagACGCACAGAAAAATCCACGAGGAGGCGCTATTCCATTACTTTGATCCAAGCAAAAATGGGAAAAAGTTCCAATACCAACCAAAACTGAGACAAAAACAAGACTACGGCGAG GCACCGCTTGGAGATAGCGAGGAAACACCTCAGCCGAGAGGAAAtgcaaagcaagaaaaacccTCCGTTGAG CCTAAATTTGTCAGTGAGAAACctcaaaataaaggaaatcaagCAAGTGAAAGGACAGGAGAGAGAGAAACTA CTGCAGCCATGAGGTGCAATCCTCATTACCCAGAGGGCATTGTACTCCTGGAGACGCGTTTGTTTCAGGGCCAGATTTCATACAAAAAGTGGCACATTAGAAAACGACAGGATGCATGGAAGCCATCTGATACACAGGTTTTGAAAGTGAGAGCAGACAAGCCAAAGGGAAGTTTTTCAGTGCAGTTTAGGAGTAAAGGCAACAATGGGGTTAGCTATGCTTTTATCCCCACACGTTGGTGGCgcaaatgttttgattactttAGGATGTGTCGGTTTTGtggttgttgtggttgttgtggttgttgtggttgttgtggttgttgtgaTGAAAAGTAA
- the LOC131775934 gene encoding uncharacterized protein isoform X1, with product MADKSKKTICLFNCDNTYKLDVVEAFLMEMNEKHGFNFAIGKYNLGLQQMADYCKTKIPQIQMDCAIFVLHAHESRLSINEDSAGIGYAKIYRALLEATENKVLIVIGGDDEYKEEEDEEQVVISRWARRKVESQFDAEYLDGRKSFIFSWNKTHRKIHEEALFHYFDPSKNGKKFQYQPKLRQKQDYGEAPLGDSEETPQPRGNAKQEKPSVEPKFVSEKPQNKGNQASERTGERETSELRRSQNQPNYGAAAMRCNPHYPEGIVLLETRLFQGQISYKKWHIRKRQDAWKPSDTQVLKVRADKPKGSFSVQFRSKGNNGVSYAFIPTRWWRKCFDYFRMCRFCGCCGCCGCCGCCGCCDEK from the exons ATGGCGGATAAGTCGAAGAAAACCATTTGTCTTTTCAATTGCGATAACACCTATAAGCTAGATGTGGTTGAGGCGTTCCTGATGGAAATGAACGAGAAACATGGCTTCAACTTCGCGATTGGGAAGTACAACCTTGGATTGCAACAAATGGCCGATTATTGTAAGACCAAAATTCCTCAAATTCAGatggattgtgcaatttttgtccTACATGCACACGAGTCGCGTCTCTCGATCAACGAAGATAGTGCAGGGATTGGCTACGCGAAGATCTACAGAGCTTTGTTAGAGGCCACAG AAAACAAGGTGTTGATCGTCATCGGTGGCGATGATGAAtacaaagaagaagaagatgaagaacagGTTGTTATCTCACGTTGGGCACGAAGGAAGGTGGAGTCACAGTTTGATGCAGAATATCTGGATGGAAGAAAgagcttcattttttcttggaataagACGCACAGAAAAATCCACGAGGAGGCGCTATTCCATTACTTTGATCCAAGCAAAAATGGGAAAAAGTTCCAATACCAACCAAAACTGAGACAAAAACAAGACTACGGCGAG GCACCGCTTGGAGATAGCGAGGAAACACCTCAGCCGAGAGGAAAtgcaaagcaagaaaaacccTCCGTTGAG CCTAAATTTGTCAGTGAGAAACctcaaaataaaggaaatcaagCAAGTGAAAGGACAGGAGAGAGAGAAACTAGTGAGTTAAGACGTTCCCAAAACCAACCTAATTATGGAG CTGCAGCCATGAGGTGCAATCCTCATTACCCAGAGGGCATTGTACTCCTGGAGACGCGTTTGTTTCAGGGCCAGATTTCATACAAAAAGTGGCACATTAGAAAACGACAGGATGCATGGAAGCCATCTGATACACAGGTTTTGAAAGTGAGAGCAGACAAGCCAAAGGGAAGTTTTTCAGTGCAGTTTAGGAGTAAAGGCAACAATGGGGTTAGCTATGCTTTTATCCCCACACGTTGGTGGCgcaaatgttttgattactttAGGATGTGTCGGTTTTGtggttgttgtggttgttgtggttgttgtggttgttgtggttgttgtgaTGAAAAGTAA
- the LOC131774154 gene encoding uncharacterized protein: protein MQIISLLKKVQALKNTTSVQGAQKLISDHNLETVLELAGTLQILRKQEDILNLVDKTAHWFGKEILFSVSGVREVSPGDLELHIGFLHAPKKCDEKSKFPKANACSC, encoded by the exons ATGCAGATCATCTCACTACtcaaaaaag TACAG GCTCTAAAGAATACCACATCTGTTCAAGGGGCTCAAAAGCTAATCTCAGATCATAATCTAGAAACAGTCTTAGAGCTTGCAGGTACCCTTCAAATCTTAAGAAAACAGGAAGACATTTTAAATCTTGTCGACAAGACTGCTCATTGGTTTGGAAAGG AGATACTTTTTTCTGTCAGTGGAGTTAGGGAAGTTTCCCCTGGCGATCTAGAACTGCACATTGGCTTCCTTCATGCACCTAAGAAATGTGATGAAAAATCCAAGTTCCCAAAAGCAAATGCATGTTCCTGCTAG